Genomic window (Bradyrhizobium sp. 186):
GCCATTTCGGCTCAATCTAGTGTGCCAGTCGTTTCCCTGGCCAAGCCCTTGCCATCGTTTCTCCTTCGCTAGCTCCCGCAGCTTGCGCAATAGAGGTCGACGAGCGCTGTCACTGACCACCTGCAATGTGCTGTGACGTCCCTGGAACTTAAATTCGTCCTCTGTCCGATCGTTCACCTTGTAGCCCGCTCTGCTACACCGATGATAAAGGCAATATCGAATGTCGATCAGCTCCTCAAAGCTGAGAGGAGCATTGCTCGACAACCAGAGGCAAACGTCAGTAGCAGGTACAAACTTGCGCTTTCGTTCTCGTCCAGTGTTTTGTGGTTTCTTCTCTTTGGTCGGCTGGTTGGACGTCTCAAAATCATGACGGTCCAATATGACACTCATAAATAACTCTCCGTTTGCAGCGGAATGCTGCATGAGTTATTTATCCCGCCTTTTAAACTACGCTCGCCCTCGCTGTGCGTTGCTGCGAGGCTGCATGTTCATCAGTTTAGCTTGAAGAGGGTCTGTCCTAAACGCTCCTTCAGTGTCTCAAGTAAGGACATTCTGGTGCTGGGTGTTGGCTGTTGTGCGATGTAGGTCGGAGCCGGCGCAATATTCAGCGGTGGCGCGGCACGATGCGCCACAACCTTCTTTGCAGCTTCACGTTTGGCAACATGCTTCGCCTTCGCAACATCGACAACAGGCTTAGGCGTAGTGGATTGTGGGCCGACTTCCACTCCTGCAAATGCGTCCTGTAATCGATGTTGGGCAGGTGCCACCGTAATCGCTGGCGGAGCGAAGTCCTCGCTCTGCAGCGGCACGATCGTCGGCAGATTCGTGTCTATGACCACTCGTTCAGGCGGATGCTCGACCGAACTGATTCTGATCCTTTTCCGTTCTGCGACGTCACTGACCAGGTCTGGTCCCGGCCGGGGGAACGTACGCATACGACGAAGACCGCCTGATTGAGACATGCGCGCGGGCACGGCGAGCTCTATGATGGCGTTGCGTGAAGGTCAGGCGGCCTGCTGATCGGCGGGCTTGTCGGCTTGGCGCAGGAGCTTCCATTCCCAGGGCAGCAGTTCGTGCAGACGCGACGCGGGAAGATCGGCGATACGGGCGAGGACGTCGGCGAGCCAGGCCTTGGGATCGACGTCGTTGAGGCGACAGGTCGTGATCATCGTCAGCATGATGGCGGCACGGTCGGCACCGCGCTGGCTGCCGGCGAAGGTCCAGTTGCGCCTTCCCAATGCGATGCCCCTCAATGCGCGCTCAGCACAATTGTTGGTCAAGCAGATCCTGCCATCGTCGAGGAAGCGGGCGAAGTCGTCCCAGCGCCTGAGCATGTAGTTCATAGGCTTCAGGACCTCGGAGGAGCGCGAGAGGGTTTCGCGCTCGCGGAGCAACCAGGCGTGCATGTCGTCGAGAAGTGGTTTGCTCCTCTCCTGGCGCACGGCACGCCGCTCGTCGGCGCTGCGGCCATTGATGGCGCGTTCGATCTCGAACAACGCATCGAGGCGTCTGACCGCCTCCAGTGCGATCGGGGAGATGGGTTTGCCCTTCTGGCCTTCCCGGGCGTTTTTCTCGATGTCGGCCAGCTCGAAGAAGCCCCGCCGCGCATGGGCCAGGCAAAACGCCGGTGTGATCGGCATCGCTTTCTTTTGCGGATCGAACAACGGCTCGAAGCCGCTGTAGCAATCCGCTTGCAGGATGCCGGCGAAGGCGGCCAGATGCTTCTGCGGGTGCTCACCTCGCCGGTCGCTCGAGGCGTAATAGACCGCCGCCGGCGGCGCAGGCCCGGCGAAGGGCCGGTCATCGCGCACATAAGTCCAGATCCGCCCGGTTGTGCACTTGCTCTTGGCCAGGATGCGGATGGTGGTGTCGTCGCCATGCAGGCGCTCGGCCGCGAGTACATGGCGCTCGATCAGGTGGAAGAGCGGCATCACGGCGAAGGTCCCGTGACCGACCTGATCGGCCAGGGTCGACAACGGCAAGTCGATCCCCTCGCACTTAAAGCGCGCACTCTGGCGATTGAGCGGGATATGCATACCGAACTTGTCGAACAGGATCGTCGCCAGCAATTGCGGGCCGATGAAGCCGCGCGGCGTGGCATGGAACGGCGCCGGCGGCTGGCTGATCTTCTCGCAATCGCGGCAGGTGAACTTCTCGCGTACCGTCTCGATGACCTTGAAGCAGCGCGGGATCTCCTCCAGCGTCTTGGTCACATCCTCACCGATCTTCGCCAGCCGCGATCCACCGCAGCAGGCGCAGCTCGTTGGAGCCTCAATGACGACGCGCTCGCGTTCGATGTCATCCGGCCATGGCTTGCGCACCGGCCGCTTGCGCGTGAAGGCGCGTACGCTCTGCGCCTTTGCCGCCGCGGCCTGCGCGGCGAGCTCATCCTCGCTCGCCGTGGTGACGAGTTCTTCAAGTTCCAATTCCAACTGCTCGATCAGCCGCGCCGTGCGCTCGGAACGCGGCCCGTACAGTTCGCGTTTGAGCTTCTCGATCCGCAGCTCGAGATGCGCGATCAGCGCCTCATTGTCCGACAGCTTCGCCCGCGCGTTGGCCGCTTCGGCTTGCCAATTGATGGCTTCGGCCTGTATCCGGCTGACCTTCGCCGCGGCCGCATCGCGTTCGACCTCGACCCTCAGCCGCGCGTCGCGTTCAGCCCGCAACGCCTCACGTTCGATCAACAGCGCCGCCTGGGCGCTGGCGAGATCCGAAGGAAGGTCATCCGGCTTCAAACTCATGAAGCCAGTGAATCAGATTTCCCGGTAGGTTCAATCGCAGAATGCTATCCAACTCGCGTTGGACGCAAAGTTTCTTGAGGATTCCGCCAGTCGATCCCAGATAGCAGGTAAGAAAGCTGCGCCGGAGAGATCGTCACGGCTTCACCGGCAGCCGAAGGCCAGATGAATCTTCCTCTTTCGAGTCTTTTTGTAAACAGGCACGCTCCCTGAGAATCGTGCCAGATGATTTTTATCAGATCTGAACGGCGCCCCCTGAAGCAAAACAAATGACCCCCCAGTGGGTCATGCTTCAAGACCTCCTGCACCTGCAAAGCCAGGCTCGGAAAGCCGCGCCGCATATCGGTATGGCCCGTCGCCAGCCATACCCGCACGCCAGAGGGGATCGGAATCATCGCAGCGCCTTCAACACCGCCGACACCAGCAAGGGCGGCGCCGACCCGCAAATCCTGATCCGTCCGCTCCCCGTCAATTCCACCACGATCACTTCACCGGACGGTGCCGCTTCCTTGATCGGCTCCGCTTCCATCGCCGCTTCCACAAAGCCCTGGTCAGCAAGGTCCTGGCGAAGCCGACGCCGCCAGGTGTAAATCAGCCCCGTTGAAATATCGTGATCCCGCGCAACCTGCGCCACACACGATCCCGGCGCAAAGGCCTCCGCAACGATCCGGCACCGCTCATCCTCGCTCCAACGCCGCCGGCGTTCCGGCCCCGTCAGCACCGAAATCTGACCCATCAATCGCTCTTAAGCTCGCTCTTAAACACGTGCTTATGAGTGCTCAATCCGCCTCTCAGAACAAGGCGGCCTTCATCGTGGGCGTACGGGGGAACCACCAGCCTGCTCCGATCAGCAATAGGGCGAGAGCACTGCCGACGAACCCGAAGTATCTCATCAAAGGCATAGGCCGCCTCCGCTTTGAGGACGACCATGAGACCGGGATTGTTAGCAGAAAGCTAAAGATAGATTAAAGTAGAAAACGTGGTTATCGGCGGTGCTGCGACGCAGAAGCTGAGCGACCACGTGACGTGGTGGTGGACTTTCGTCCTACACGTCACGACTTAGAAGCGGCTGTTCTAGCAGGTTGTTGACATTCAAGTCGCTTCCGACGCCGTCTCGGTGCGGCGCATGTAGGGATGGCAAGGCTAGCTATAGAGCGCCCTCGGCCACATTTTGTCGCCGGCAATAGCTCCTCTCGCCTGTGCAAATTCGATGAGGACGGCGATCTTTTTGCGAGTTGGAGGATCTTTTCCACGTCCGAATCTAGCTCAACTGTCTGGTACGACGTTGATCGGCCCGCTGAATGTATTAGGACCCTGACGTTCCTTTTATACATTCGCCTCGCCAGCATTGGATAGACAACCTCCAGTAAGGGACCACGCTCTCCATAGTATCGGAAATGATCGAAAGTAACTCGAGGGCTGCGTGGTTTCGTAGGATCGTCAAATACCTTGTGCGGCCCGATTCCAATCCACGTGAGTTTCCCGGCTATGCGGTTGCGATTGGGTTCCGGTCCAATTCCACCAATTCCGATGACTGCGTCATAGGCCCAGCCTCGAACTGTTCCCATGCAGTTGTGATTACCGAACAGTCCTCGTACAGGATCAGGGTCTCCAGAATGCGTTCTTTTATAAATGAGAGTTCGAATGGTTTTCATCAACTGCTGGCTGAATTGTTCGAAGCCACCTTCTCGGCTCCTCTTCATCACCAATGTTTGCAACGAACTCTTGTCCACGTGCGGCGCTACGGAGCTCGTGATCGCCGATCCAGCGATCGGGATTTGAGTGATAGGTTAGGCCTGCACCTTTGAGCCAAGCCGGGATATGCCAAACGGACGGAAGCGAGTGTGGCCTTGTCAGTCGCAAAAAAGGATGCGCATGCCCTGCCTTTGCTCCTGCTCCTACATAAATCGTGTTGTTCCTATTCCACTCACCTATCGTGTGAGGATGTCTCCGGTCGAAGCCGACAGGACTGTCGATCTCGGACGGCCTCTGGCCAACCAGATAGACCTCATTGACTTCCAAGTACCCAAAGATTCTATGATGTCGGTCACGGCCTTCATGAGAGGCGAACAGGCCGAAGAAGAGAAACACATCACCAATGCCTACACCGTTTCGTTCGAGATGCGATTGTGCTGCGCCTGTTTGGCCGAATGCCCAGCGGCCGTCCTGAAATACCGGGTCTTCGTGGCACAGGTCATCGGCTACAATTCGCCCTTTTGTCATCTTCTCAACGAGTTCGCCCATTCCCAAGGCACGATAGGTGGTAGTTGACCGGTGTCGTGTTGGAATAGGAAGGCTCATTGGCACACCCTCAATAATGGGAGACGGCGCCTTCCCAGACGAGCCATCGAATCCTTTTCTGCTAAAAATCAATCTCATCGTGTGACGGCCCGGTCGAGAAGTGGCTCGTAACTATTCCTGGTCATTGCCTACGGCGATCGAGCTATCGACCATTTCATCCAAAGCACGGAGCCGCTGCGTGAAGACACGCCGAAAAGTTTTGACCTGATCGGCATACCAACGAAACTGGTCAGCCCATGTGCTGCGATCCGCCATATCAATTTCATCTCGGTACAGAGCTATCCTCGACGATTTCCGCCCAGGCATTTCATCCCAAGTAAGGGGGACACCGTAGTCCTTCGTGATCTCCCCTTCGCTACACTGTAAGGCTCTGAATGCCGCTTTGTCGGGTCCATTGATGACGAGCTCGACACGTATCCGTCGCTGCTCGCGTTGGAATGCCGTATTCAAGTAAAATCCACCCCGGCCGACTCCGAACGTCAACCATTGCTGCGGGAGCGGCTTCGGCGGCCTGATGGTTCTTTCATTCTGAACCAGATAATCATGCAAGCCGCTCCAGTAGTCGAGATATAACTGCCGAAGTGGATTTGGGGTCGCGCCCTCAATGCTCTTGATCCGACTGCCGACCCCTCGACTCCAATCGTTTGGCTTCGCTACCACGTTGAAGTGCGGTGCTAACGCCGAATCGTTGATCTGAAAGACCTCAATCTCCACTCCAAAGAAAGAGAAGCGGTCCACAGTGTTTGCATTCAGCCAATCTATTGCGGCGCGATGCTCTTCTAAAAATTGTCGTGCGATCCAGACGACCGTCGCGGCCTCTTCTAAGCCGGCCAAATAAGTGAGAATTTGTCCCAAATGCCTGTGATCGGTTGCCTCAATCTGATTTTCGATTAGGACAAGCCCGTCCGTATCCCTAGCGACGATGTCGGCAGAAAATCGACCAACGTCGTGCTCTGTAGCCTCCAGAGTGAGCTGCTCCAGGTATAACGCTTCTGCGAGCAACTGCAGATTCTCTGGGCGAGCGAGCCATGGGGTAAAGTCACCGGCTTCTCGTTCCCAAACTTCTCTGAGGTTGCTCTTTCGGATCAATCGACCGAACGAAACCGTGTTGCCCATGACCCACTCTTCCAAGTTGTGCTCCGCAGACCTATTGCTTGAGACAATGGTCGAGTGCTGGATGCTCCTCAGGCCAAAGCCTATGAAGGGGGAAGTTAAGCACCCATTGCAACTTGTCGGCGACCCTAAGTGATGGTTACCGTCGATTTACGTATGGGTTGCGGATGGGTTAGTTCGATGGGAGGCTGACAGGGACCGCAAAGTTGGCTCAGGGTGCGGCTATTGCACTAGCGCCCGTGATTTCGACGATGCATCGTAGATTTCGATCTTTAGCATCGGATACTTGGCCAGCAACTCGGCTGCCGCTTTCATTGCGGCGTTCTCATCAACAAATTCGGTCTTGAAGCGCCCGTCGACGACGATTGCATAACCGGTGGCCGGCGCCAGGTCAGCACGCCGTGCCTGCCGTGGTTGCGGATTTTCGACGTGATGTTTTGGTTTGTTCATTGTCGGTCTATCGGAATGTGTTGCTGCGGTTGCTGAGCCCCTGGCAGTTCTCCAGATTGGACGCTTGCAGTCTGCCAACCTGCATAAGCACAGCAGAGAAGTATCGCGATCCGCAAACCGACTACCATTGCCATCCCCGTTTCTGTTACGGACGAAAGTACAAGCGACGCCTTACAAACGGCTTAGGCAAAACAGTTATCCAGACGTTTAGCGGGCTGGTGTATGAATTGAGAAGATCTAAGTTCCTGAATGCACGGTCCGGTCATTTCTGAAACTGGATCACCTCCAGTAGCAAGGCAGTGCAGAAGCAATGTAGCAACGTATAATCGCATACATCTTCTGTGCTGATAGTCGCCTAGCTTTCTCGAGCTGAGCGGGCGTCATGTGGTTAGCAATCAGATCTCGGTGCTTAGCCGCCACGCCATCGCCCTCCCCTGCGGCGAGGGCAAACCACATGTAGGCTTTCGTGTAGTTCTGCGGGACGCCTCTGCCCTCCTGATAAAGAACACCCAGATTGTCCTGCGCTACAAGGTCACCTCGATCTGCAGCTAGTAAGAACCAAAGCCCGGCCGTCTGATAATTCTGCGGCCCGCCCAAGCCGAAGGCATACATCGCTCCCAAATTGACGGCCGCCTTTGTTTCTCCTCTGTCAGCTGCGACGCTATACCAGCGTCGTGCTTTGGCGTAGTTCTTCGGACCGCCTCTACCATCATGAAAGATTCGGCCCAGATAATATGGAGCGAGAGAATTACCCTGCGAGCTCGCAACGGAATACCAACGCACCGCCTCGTCGAAATTTGTGTGAACTCCTCGACCGTCGTCGTACATCAATCCAAGTTGAACCTGAGCGGTGGGATCTCCTTGCTTAGAAAGCTCGATATACATTTGCGCCGCACTGACGAAGTCGCCCCTAACATAGGCCGCATTCGCTTGTTCGAGTGGACCTGCCGCGGCCCCCTCGATCGCCATCATCAATAGGATTGTTGACAACCACGCTCGCATAGCCACCAGGTCCTGCCGCACTAAATCAGCACAATCAAATAAGTTGCTAGCAATGCAAGGCCTGCTCCGCTGGAGGCAGAACATGCAAGGCGAGGCACAGTGATGGGCGTGACGAGACGGATGGAATTATCCCCCACAAAGGGGTGGTTCCGCAAATATCATGTTACAACCTTGTTTTGGTCGATTTCGGCTCGACCATCTGACCGAAGGCTGTATGTCGGGTTGGCGTTACGTCCATCCAACAGCAGGAGCCCAACGATGTCGACCGCTATCCTCAAGTCCCTTACGTTCGTCCCGCAGCCGAAGCCCAACTCTGATCCCCTGATTATCAAACGGGAACGCATGGTGTCCCGCTTGGAAGATCAAAAGAAGCTGCTGGCCGATCCTTCGTACCAGAGGCGCATCAAGCGCTGGGAAAAGAAGGAAGGCGGCGAGAAGGTGCTTGTTGAAAGACCGCTCCGCACGAGCAAGTGGTGGCAGCAAGACCAGACCGGCGGTTACGTAATGACCGTGAAGGTGGGATCGAAGCGCATCGAGTTTGAAAAAGGCAAGGCGGCCATTGCGGTTGGGGCGTTGGATAAATTGCCCGGCGTGATCGATGCGCTCATCAAGGCTGTGCGGTCTGGCGAACTGGACGCCCAGCTGAGTGAGGGCAAAGGGCCGAGGGCCGTACCGGCCCGCAAGGTCGCCTGATCAAGCGGTTGCGGGCTGGCGCTGCTATGCGCCAACCACGCTCTACACTGACCTGCCATCTGTCACGATTTTTGCAAACGCTGCTTCTATCCTCTGCACCTCGGCGGGTGAAAGTTCGTACATCGTATAAACTAGCTGGTCGATATCGTTATCCAAACCTCCTGCCTTATTGCTAAAAAATTCAGCTTGCGACGGGGTAGTCGCTGCCTGCGCAGAAGCCATTGTTGTCCTGAGAGCTCGGACCTTCTTCGCTATCTCGTTCGCGAGCGATTCTTGTTCCTGTGTTGCGGGACCAACGAATGGAAATTGCTTGCACTCTTTTATGAGAATTTTTTGGAAGCGCATCTTAAATTCGTCAAGGAACGTCTTGCGGTGATAGAAGCTCATAAGCTTGCTATTGAGCACTCCGGCAAGGTAGTCCAAATTCGCTCCATCTTTCGGCAGCAGCGCAAACGCATTTTGAGTGTTGTAAAACTCGTCCTCGCAAACGGCGGCCCAGATTCGAAGATCAGTCCAGTCGATTATTTGTTTCACGAGTATTCTTCGCTGAGTAAAAAAGCGCTGCTCTCGGGGCGCTCCAAGCCATGGACCATAGGAGATATACTGAATACCGTTCCATTTCACAGAATAGCGCCGGACATCGTTGCCGCTGAGCAAGGGCTTAAAGGTCTCGTCTTTTGCGACGGTTGCGTGAAACGCTTGGCTTTTGATCTGTTCCTTGGTGTGCCCTCGGTATTTATCATAGGGCGTCAGGCCCAGGCTAATTTGGACAAAGGTCTCTAACGGTACCCCACGTTGCCTTACTTTCTTGAGTAGAGAATCGTCTTCGTCCGTTGTGTTGATCGCCCACATTTTCGACCCGGCCAGGCGAGACTTGTCGAGAGTGCCGTTGACGGCGGCTTGGTCAGGAACGATTTCCTTTATTCGCTCATACCCCTTGTAAGCAACCATTCTCACGGGGCTCATCGCTGACGACGGCATGCTCGCCGTGAGAATCACGGTGTCGACCTTGACCTTACCAGCGCTTGAGCCAAACGATTCGTTGGGCAGCCTTGTGAGCCCTAGAACATTTGTGCGCCTCAGAAGCGCTCCCCTCAGGTCCGAATAGGAGCTCTGCACCAACAAAGCGGTTGGGACGATCATTGAGAAATACGCATCAGAGGACTTGAGAAGTTCGACGGACTTCTCAATAAATGTTGCAAACAGGTTTATCCGGTTGTTTGCGCAGTCATACCTGTCAAAGATGTAGTTAGCGACTTCGTCAGGCATTCCTTTTATATCGACGTAAGGCGGGTTGCCGATAACGCAATCGAAGCCGCCTTCATGCACCATGATTTGCGAGAAACCGGTCTTCCAGTCGAATGCATTAATCCGATACTTAGTTTCTTCCGGAAGGAACGAGGCTTGCTCGACTTCATAGAAGTCACTGCCGACGATGGAATTTCCGCACCTGATATTGTGAGCGAGATCAGGCAGAATGCGCTCCTGATCGCGGATCCAGTCCCTCTGCGCTATCTGCTCTGTTTCACCTTCTGTAACTTTCAAGAGCAACGATAGCTTGGTTACCTCGACAGCTTGCCGGTCAACATCTGCGCCGTAGATGTTGTTTAGAAGAATACTCTTCCGTTCCGTCGTCGTCAGACGCCATTCACCGTTTCTCGTCTTGAACAGCTTAGGTTGCGCCCCTCTTGAATAATATTCGGGGTTCTTTCGATATTGGGTCAAATACCAATCGAGCATTAGTTGATAGGCTTCGATGAGAAATGTACCGGATCCGCACGCAGGGTCCAGTATGCGTAGGGACGATGCCTTCTTTAGCGTGATGGGAGCGGGCCGATCGTCTGGCCCGTTTAGCAATCGGTGGACCGTCTGCCTTACCATATAGGACACAATGTATGCGGGAGTGTAATAGACGCCACCCGCTTTGCGGACTTCGGGTTTTTCTTCGACAACAGCTCGATGAGACTTCGTTAGCCGAATGGCCTTGCCTAAAAACTCTTCGTATACCTGTCCGAGAATATCTGCTGGAAGCACCGAAAATTCGTATGGACTCTCAGGATAGTAGAGTCCCCCAAGAATTTGACGGAGGATCTTGTCGTCGAACTGAAGTCTCGGCGTTAGTGTATCTGGGACTCCCCAGCGGTTTCTTTCAACCGCAAAGTGGAATAGACCGGAATTGTATCGAGCTTCGGCTTTTCGATACAAATCGAGTAAGCCTCCATAGGTATCAGGTCGTTCTCTGAGATCTCGGAGACGACCGTAATCTTCGATCCCACGATCTTCGCAGATCCTCAGGAACACTATGCGATCGATCGTCATCTGGACCGCATAGTTCAAATCTGTCTCGTTGATCGATGGATTCCTCAGCGCAAAGTTTTTTGCGAGAAGCAATCGCCACTCCTCAATTTCGGAGAGGAATGCGGAATCCACTTCAAGGGTGCCTCGTTTGGCCTTGGCCGTAGTGGCATACCGATCGAACGAGCCTCTTAGGATTGCCTCCTTAGAAAATACCTCGTCAATCTCACTCCAACGATTGAGATAGTCCTGAGTATTTAAGTACAACACTCGCGCGACCGAGGCATCATCGTCCTTATTCGGACGCAACCTAGTATCGTAGACTGCGAATTCCTCGAAGTCAGTCAGGACTGAAAGAGGGAGCTTAGCGGACCATCCGTATCTGCGGAGCTGAAAGGCAGCTTCTTGATCAGTCTTCACTTTGACGGCGGGCTTCTTGGCTTCCACAAAAAACTTGCGAACGCCTCCTATGCGAAAGCAATAGTCGGGAGCCTTTGTGTTTCCGCCGATCTTGATCGCATCTTCATGGATAACGTCCTTGTAGGCCTCCGCATGACCACTAGTGTTATCTACGTCCCAACCAAGTAGCCTGAAAAGCGGATCAACAAATTCTCTTCGTACCTGAGTTTCATTGTAATGACTCGATAGATAGCTATCGCGATTGCGTTCAAAGCGACCGATTAGCTCGGTCAGTTGGCGAGCCGTATCCAAGATGCACCCCTTCAAGTCCGCTGCCTAAAGCATTACCTCATGATTTCGTTCGACCTTTACGCCCTGTGACGGGTCGGAGGCAACGGTCCCGCGCTTCACTTTAAGTCGGCCGTCCTTGTGCTAGATCGCTTCACAGCCCTCGGTGCGTAGACTTCAGGCGAGGCCGCCGGGGAGTCGAGGTGTTCTTCGTTTACCCGCCTATGCGACCCTTCGTCTATTTTTTCGCTCTGGATTTGCGAGAGGGTCCTTTCTATTACGGTTTTCTTTGACAATTCGATGGGCGATTCTCCGATCGTTTTTCATGTCGGCCTACCGAAACGGAACTAGTTACTTGACTGCGCGAGTACGTTCAGTTTTTCGAAGAAAATGCGGTTGCGCTTGCGTGCGTCCTGCAACAGCTTGTCGTAGCTGCTGACCTCGTAGTAGATCCCGAACGTCTTCTGGAACCCGTAGTAACCCTGGCCGTCTGGCGTGGGATACGCATCGTTCGTCTCAAGGATGTCCTTGAGGCTCGGGGTGATGTCGGCGATGATGTAGCAATATGCGGGAATCTTATCGTTTGCGGCTGGAATCGGCCGCCCTCTTTGATTTTTGAACTTCCCGCTTCGAATAACTTTTACAAGATCGAAGCACTGATTGACCGGGTTATCGGCCAGTGTGTAGTCGTTTCGCATCGGGCGCTTGAACTCGACGAGGGTAAGCGAAGTGACCGGCGAGTCTGTGCCTGCTCTTTCCCCTTCTCCGTAGATCATTTTCTGATCAAATATAAATAGGTCGGGTCGCTTTAGCGATTCTATTTCGACACGGTCCAACGTGGAGAGAGTAGGATCGGACGAAATGAAGGAATGGTAGGTCAGGCGCTCGTCGATCATCCATAAGTTCTGTTCGGGATACGGCAACTCGTCCGACGTATGCTTCATCGGATAGATCAGTTGATGGACAACGCTTTCGAGCGGAAATTTGTCGGCTGCTTCGGCACGGCCGATAGCACGTTCCAGAAAGTCGAGAATGATTCGGCGATGTGCAACGTACTGGGCGAGGGCCGAAGCTCCAATTTCGTTGTAGTCCTCCATGAACTCAGCGAACCGCTTCTTGTACTCCTCGTAGTCACCAACCTTTTCAGCTTCCTTGATGATGCGACCGCTCTCCTGCCGCATTCGCGTTTCGCGCTGATACAGTTCGTGGTGAAGGGCGGCTTCGATCTCTGGCTTTGTTGCTTCGGGCGGAATTTTTGCGATGAATTCGCCGCTGTATTTCATGAGGATCTTATATTGGGGCGCCTCCGACTGAACGTATGCCTGTACCCGCTCCTCCTTTAGATCATTGATGGTCTTCATTGGTTCTGCCAATTCTTGCTGAATCAGGCGAACACATTCATTTCGGATATCAGCACGTTTGATCTCGTCACTTCCGAATAGCGGTACCTCGTCCTCTGCATCTTCAGACGCGAAGTCAAAGTCCGTGCGAGCGGCGTTCACCCGCTGCGTCAGGTACGAACCTTGGACAATTCCAAGATAAACAAAGGACGTGCCATCGGGTTGATGAATACGACCGCTAAGGTTGGGGATAAAATCTTCCAGCTTGTCGCTTACAACTCCGCGCTGGTTGGCCGCATAGATGAGTTTGTTCTTCGACACCTTGGGTGTCGAAAGACGGAATCCGGTCAGGGTAAAATCCGACAGCCCAATTTTGAAAGGAGCTGTGGTTGCGAGGCTTCTGAAGTTCTTTTCAAATACGTCGTTCGCTGAGGTGATAAGGCCGTGATCTTCAATCGTGACGTTGGGGCAGTTCGGTTCA
Coding sequences:
- a CDS encoding IS66 family transposase — protein: MSLKPDDLPSDLASAQAALLIEREALRAERDARLRVEVERDAAAAKVSRIQAEAINWQAEAANARAKLSDNEALIAHLELRIEKLKRELYGPRSERTARLIEQLELELEELVTTASEDELAAQAAAAKAQSVRAFTRKRPVRKPWPDDIERERVVIEAPTSCACCGGSRLAKIGEDVTKTLEEIPRCFKVIETVREKFTCRDCEKISQPPAPFHATPRGFIGPQLLATILFDKFGMHIPLNRQSARFKCEGIDLPLSTLADQVGHGTFAVMPLFHLIERHVLAAERLHGDDTTIRILAKSKCTTGRIWTYVRDDRPFAGPAPPAAVYYASSDRRGEHPQKHLAAFAGILQADCYSGFEPLFDPQKKAMPITPAFCLAHARRGFFELADIEKNAREGQKGKPISPIALEAVRRLDALFEIERAINGRSADERRAVRQERSKPLLDDMHAWLLRERETLSRSSEVLKPMNYMLRRWDDFARFLDDGRICLTNNCAERALRGIALGRRNWTFAGSQRGADRAAIMLTMITTCRLNDVDPKAWLADVLARIADLPASRLHELLPWEWKLLRQADKPADQQAA
- the tnpB gene encoding IS66 family insertion sequence element accessory protein TnpB (TnpB, as the term is used for proteins encoded by IS66 family insertion elements, is considered an accessory protein, since TnpC, encoded by a neighboring gene, is a DDE family transposase.), with amino-acid sequence MIPIPSGVRVWLATGHTDMRRGFPSLALQVQEVLKHDPLGGHLFCFRGRRSDLIKIIWHDSQGACLFTKRLERGRFIWPSAAGEAVTISPAQLSYLLSGIDWRNPQETLRPTRVG
- a CDS encoding transposase — translated: MGQISVLTGPERRRRWSEDERCRIVAEAFAPGSCVAQVARDHDISTGLIYTWRRRLRQDLADQGFVEAAMEAEPIKEAAPSGEVIVVELTGSGRIRICGSAPPLLVSAVLKALR
- a CDS encoding DUF4268 domain-containing protein, producing MGNTVSFGRLIRKSNLREVWEREAGDFTPWLARPENLQLLAEALYLEQLTLEATEHDVGRFSADIVARDTDGLVLIENQIEATDHRHLGQILTYLAGLEEAATVVWIARQFLEEHRAAIDWLNANTVDRFSFFGVEIEVFQINDSALAPHFNVVAKPNDWSRGVGSRIKSIEGATPNPLRQLYLDYWSGLHDYLVQNERTIRPPKPLPQQWLTFGVGRGGFYLNTAFQREQRRIRVELVINGPDKAAFRALQCSEGEITKDYGVPLTWDEMPGRKSSRIALYRDEIDMADRSTWADQFRWYADQVKTFRRVFTQRLRALDEMVDSSIAVGNDQE
- a CDS encoding tetratricopeptide repeat protein, yielding MMAIEGAAAGPLEQANAAYVRGDFVSAAQMYIELSKQGDPTAQVQLGLMYDDGRGVHTNFDEAVRWYSVASSQGNSLAPYYLGRIFHDGRGGPKNYAKARRWYSVAADRGETKAAVNLGAMYAFGLGGPQNYQTAGLWFLLAADRGDLVAQDNLGVLYQEGRGVPQNYTKAYMWFALAAGEGDGVAAKHRDLIANHMTPAQLEKARRLSAQKMYAIIRCYIASALPCYWR
- a CDS encoding DUF6641 family protein → MSTAILKSLTFVPQPKPNSDPLIIKRERMVSRLEDQKKLLADPSYQRRIKRWEKKEGGEKVLVERPLRTSKWWQQDQTGGYVMTVKVGSKRIEFEKGKAAIAVGALDKLPGVIDALIKAVRSGELDAQLSEGKGPRAVPARKVA